In a genomic window of Candidatus Dadabacteria bacterium:
- a CDS encoding 6,7-dimethyl-8-ribityllumazine synthase, producing the protein MPETIEGKLSAGKFRFAIVSSRVNSFVTNPMTEGAIDTLVRHGASDRSIDVIKVPGSFEVPLAVKKAALSGKYDAVVAIGAIIRGQTSHFDFLASQVTKDLSAVALETGVPVCSGIITTETTEQAIERAGVKAGNRGSEAALSALEMVNLVKALS; encoded by the coding sequence ATGCCTGAAACAATAGAAGGAAAACTGAGCGCCGGGAAATTTCGCTTCGCCATCGTGTCAAGCAGGGTTAACAGCTTCGTTACGAACCCGATGACGGAAGGAGCGATCGACACCCTCGTTCGTCACGGCGCGAGCGACAGGTCAATAGACGTAATAAAGGTGCCAGGCTCTTTCGAGGTGCCCCTGGCGGTGAAGAAAGCGGCCCTGTCCGGAAAATACGACGCTGTCGTGGCGATCGGAGCCATAATAAGAGGACAGACTTCCCATTTTGATTTTCTCGCTTCGCAGGTGACAAAGGATTTATCCGCGGTGGCTCTCGAGACCGGAGTGCCCGTCTGCTCCGGCATAATAACCACGGAAACGACCGAGCAGGCCATTGAGAGGGCAGGGGTCAAGGCCGGGAACAGAGGGAGCGAGGCCGCACTTAGCGCGCTTGAGATGGTCAATCTCGTAAAAGCGCTTTCCTAG
- a CDS encoding SidA/IucD/PvdA family monooxygenase, translating into MRQFDVVVVGAGPAGIGVAAMLKDLGIKRMTVLEREEVGATFDKWPKEMQLLTPSFTTNFYGHLDLNAVISGTSPAYMLRKEHPTGKEYALYLRAVSEYFDLPVIEHANVEKVLYSEGSFKVHITEGKPIESRFLIWAAGEFQYPNTNSIPGAELCLHNSRVKSWEHVKGDEIYIIGGYESGIDAAIHLSRLGKKVRVLDRDARWSKKTTDPSENLSPFTLERLKQEMTYNRIELVGKSMVREIRLEQGKYLIYVRGKSLPYQSATPPILATGFKSSLVVIKDLFNWEKNKAYCLLNEQDESTKTPGLFLVGPQVRHDDLIFCFIYKYRQRFGVVANAIGKRLGMDTTLLEPYRNEGLYLDDLSCCGEECVC; encoded by the coding sequence ATGAGACAATTTGATGTTGTTGTTGTTGGAGCCGGTCCGGCGGGGATAGGGGTTGCTGCTATGCTTAAGGACTTGGGTATAAAGCGAATGACTGTTCTTGAGAGAGAAGAAGTCGGCGCGACTTTCGACAAATGGCCGAAGGAAATGCAACTCTTAACCCCCTCATTTACAACTAATTTTTATGGTCATCTTGACCTTAATGCGGTTATATCCGGAACCTCGCCAGCATATATGCTTCGAAAGGAACACCCTACCGGCAAGGAGTATGCGCTGTATTTAAGAGCTGTATCAGAATATTTTGATTTGCCGGTTATTGAACATGCAAATGTGGAGAAGGTGCTTTATTCTGAAGGTTCTTTTAAGGTTCACATTACTGAAGGAAAGCCGATAGAGTCTCGCTTTTTGATTTGGGCGGCCGGAGAATTTCAATACCCGAATACAAATTCTATTCCAGGTGCTGAATTGTGTCTGCATAACAGCCGAGTGAAAAGCTGGGAACACGTTAAAGGCGATGAAATTTATATTATCGGCGGTTATGAGAGTGGCATTGACGCAGCTATCCATTTAAGTCGATTGGGCAAAAAGGTTCGTGTATTAGACCGCGATGCGCGTTGGAGTAAAAAAACAACTGACCCAAGTGAAAACTTATCGCCTTTTACGTTGGAGAGGCTGAAGCAAGAAATGACTTATAATAGGATTGAGCTTGTTGGTAAATCCATGGTTAGGGAGATAAGGTTGGAGCAGGGCAAGTATTTGATTTACGTCAGAGGCAAATCATTGCCTTATCAAAGTGCCACACCACCCATTTTGGCAACAGGATTTAAAAGTAGTTTGGTCGTCATTAAAGACTTGTTTAATTGGGAAAAAAATAAAGCTTATTGTTTGCTGAATGAGCAGGATGAATCAACCAAAACTCCTGGATTGTTTCTCGTTGGTCCACAAGTTCGTCATGATGATCTTATTTTTTGTTTTATTTATAAGTATCGGCAGAGGTTTGGTGTTGTCGCTAATGCAATTGGAAAACGATTGGGTATGGATACAACGCTGCTTGAGCCATATCGTAATGAAGGTCTCTACCTAGATGATTTGAGCTGCTGCGGAGAGGAGTGTGTTTGCTGA
- a CDS encoding zinc ABC transporter substrate-binding protein — MNILRFAVITAFFAVLPFSHIPAFAASDQEKVKVFACEPEWAALAQEIGGDKVEAFSATSAVQNPHYIRARPSLISKARKADLLLCSGASLEVGWLPILVRKASSDLQPGSIGHLMAADLVTMLEVPVVVDRSMGDIHPEGNPHVHLNPYNLMTVGEALADRLSRIDSENASFYKDSYRDFSSRFRAAISRWESEAAALKGKPVVVHHQSFTYLIDWLGMKRVGTLEPKPGIPPTTSHLKNLLRELRSSPADVIIRTPYDPDDASEWLSEKTGTRAIVLPYTVGGDEQSGDLFALFDRTIALLKETYHVNR, encoded by the coding sequence ATGAATATATTACGTTTCGCGGTCATAACCGCGTTTTTTGCCGTTTTGCCGTTTTCTCACATCCCCGCTTTCGCCGCTTCTGATCAAGAGAAGGTAAAAGTATTTGCCTGCGAACCGGAATGGGCGGCGCTGGCCCAAGAAATCGGCGGTGACAAGGTGGAAGCGTTTTCGGCTACCTCGGCCGTGCAGAATCCACACTATATAAGGGCGCGCCCTAGCCTGATATCCAAAGCGCGCAAAGCCGACTTGCTGCTCTGCTCGGGTGCAAGTCTTGAGGTAGGCTGGCTTCCGATTCTGGTTCGGAAGGCAAGCTCAGACCTGCAACCCGGCTCAATCGGTCACCTTATGGCGGCAGACCTGGTCACCATGCTTGAAGTCCCGGTTGTGGTCGACCGCAGCATGGGAGATATACATCCGGAAGGCAATCCCCACGTGCACCTGAATCCGTACAACCTGATGACGGTGGGTGAGGCTCTCGCCGACCGCCTTTCGAGGATAGATTCTGAAAACGCCTCTTTTTATAAGGATAGCTACCGGGATTTTTCGTCGCGTTTTCGCGCTGCGATTTCCCGATGGGAATCCGAGGCTGCCGCGCTTAAAGGAAAACCGGTTGTGGTTCATCATCAATCGTTTACTTATCTGATTGACTGGCTTGGAATGAAACGAGTGGGAACACTTGAACCAAAACCCGGCATTCCGCCGACAACTTCTCACCTGAAGAATCTGCTGCGAGAGTTAAGAAGCAGCCCGGCGGACGTGATTATCCGTACTCCTTACGATCCGGATGACGCGAGTGAATGGTTGTCGGAAAAAACCGGGACAAGGGCAATCGTGCTTCCTTACACCGTTGGCGGCGACGAACAGAGCGGCGATCTGTTTGCACTGTTTGACAGGACTATAGCTTTGTTGAAAGAAACATATCATGTTAACAGGTGA
- the trpC gene encoding indole-3-glycerol phosphate synthase TrpC yields MILDDIVAYKKQELEEAKKKLPLRELASTAVETPPAIDFLDLHAKTPGVKIISEIKKASPSKGVIRDDFDHFSIAREYEASGAFALSVLTDRKFFGGDISYLSDIRAHSELPILRKDFTIDSYQVYEARRHGADLVLLIVAVLDRGEIEEYLSLARSLGMNCIVEVHGEEELETALLAGSEIIGINNRDLRTFDVSLDVSKRLSGMVPEGKILISESGISSVEDMAGLMDFGIDTFLIGETFMKAKSPGEALRGFLC; encoded by the coding sequence ATGATTCTTGACGATATAGTTGCGTACAAAAAACAAGAGCTTGAAGAAGCGAAAAAAAAACTTCCCCTCAGAGAACTTGCCTCAACTGCTGTGGAGACCCCCCCGGCCATTGATTTTCTGGACCTTCACGCAAAGACTCCGGGGGTGAAGATAATATCGGAAATAAAAAAGGCATCTCCTTCAAAAGGTGTTATAAGGGATGATTTCGACCATTTCTCTATTGCCCGGGAGTATGAAGCCTCGGGAGCTTTCGCGCTTTCGGTTCTTACCGACCGCAAGTTTTTCGGGGGCGATATTTCCTACCTCTCCGATATAAGGGCTCACTCCGAGCTTCCGATTCTGAGAAAGGACTTCACCATAGACTCCTACCAGGTTTATGAGGCAAGGCGCCACGGAGCTGATCTCGTGCTTTTAATAGTTGCCGTATTGGACCGCGGGGAAATAGAGGAATACCTTTCTCTTGCGCGTTCCCTCGGGATGAACTGCATCGTGGAGGTGCACGGCGAGGAGGAACTCGAAACCGCCCTGTTGGCGGGAAGCGAAATAATCGGCATAAACAACAGGGATCTTCGGACATTTGACGTTTCGCTTGACGTGTCAAAGAGACTTTCCGGCATGGTGCCCGAAGGGAAAATCCTAATAAGCGAAAGCGGCATATCCTCTGTTGAGGATATGGCAGGACTTATGGACTTCGGTATAGATACTTTTCTTATAGGAGAGACGTTTATGAAGGCGAAGAGCCCGGGGGAGGCACTTCGCGGGTTTCTTTGCTGA
- a CDS encoding iron-containing redox enzyme family protein, giving the protein MEKLESFLDTEVKTYLRRLKDKEEIKNLVSGNLTRKTYARFLLTFYIIEYLSQRAVNMASINTKNSDPYLSKRFHSCAQGELGHAEIALRDLKDLGEKEINPFCLEIVREYDEFLQNAAEQFPLAILGHSYLFENVSGLIFPEVETVPDPSTFIEVHAKEDPVHSLAIKKTVRRVEENLSEEEIEKIVQFSRESGDYLMRLFDSLA; this is encoded by the coding sequence ATGGAAAAACTCGAATCGTTTCTTGACACTGAAGTCAAAACCTATCTTCGCAGGCTAAAGGACAAAGAGGAAATAAAGAATCTCGTTTCCGGAAACCTGACCCGGAAGACTTATGCGAGATTTCTGCTTACTTTCTACATCATTGAGTATCTCAGTCAAAGAGCGGTCAACATGGCAAGCATAAACACGAAGAACTCGGATCCTTACCTGAGCAAAAGGTTTCATTCCTGCGCTCAGGGAGAACTCGGACACGCCGAGATTGCCCTTCGTGATCTAAAAGATCTCGGAGAGAAGGAGATCAATCCTTTCTGCCTGGAAATCGTAAGGGAATACGACGAATTCCTTCAGAACGCCGCCGAGCAGTTTCCCCTTGCGATACTCGGACATTCCTATCTGTTTGAAAACGTATCGGGGCTTATTTTCCCTGAAGTAGAAACGGTTCCCGACCCTTCAACTTTCATAGAGGTTCACGCCAAGGAAGATCCTGTGCACTCCCTCGCGATAAAAAAAACGGTCAGAAGAGTCGAAGAGAATCTTAGTGAAGAAGAGATCGAGAAAATAGTGCAGTTCAGCAGGGAAAGCGGAGATTACCTGATGCGGTTATTCGATTCCCTTGCTTAA
- the nusB gene encoding transcription antitermination factor NusB, with product MGKRRLSRKTALQFLYQFDSASGEVSPKTSDLRSDFESFCSFHHETADGEILEFAFALCRGVFENLGTIDDIVNRCSEHWKVSRMSMIDRNILRLSVYEMVFLSDIPLPVTINEAIEVAKEFGSETSAAFINGILDKIGKGMEEGELSDDK from the coding sequence ATGGGGAAGAGAAGGCTATCAAGAAAAACCGCCCTTCAGTTTCTCTATCAGTTTGACTCGGCGTCCGGCGAAGTTTCCCCCAAGACGTCTGACCTGCGCTCCGATTTCGAATCATTCTGTTCATTTCATCACGAAACGGCGGACGGTGAAATACTCGAATTCGCGTTTGCGCTCTGCCGGGGGGTTTTTGAGAATCTTGGTACCATAGACGACATCGTTAACAGGTGCTCTGAGCACTGGAAGGTATCGAGAATGTCCATGATAGACAGAAACATTCTGCGCCTCTCGGTTTACGAGATGGTCTTCTTGAGCGACATACCTCTGCCTGTTACTATAAACGAGGCGATTGAAGTGGCCAAAGAGTTCGGATCGGAAACCTCCGCAGCGTTTATAAACGGTATTCTCGATAAGATCGGAAAAGGTATGGAAGAAGGCGAGTTAAGCGATGATAAGTGA
- the trpD gene encoding anthranilate phosphoribosyltransferase codes for MISEVISKLVEGEDLSEKEVTAVFDLMMEGELPESQMAAFLTALRMKGETVSEITGVAKALLQKAEKIDCDRETAVDLCGTGGDGSGTFNVSTTAAFIVSGAGATVAKHGNRSVSSPVGSADVLEALGVKIGISPASAQNCLSEAGIAFLFAPVYHPAMRNVAKCRKELGIRTVFNLIGPVVNPAGVRNQLMGVYSPHLLVPVAEVLKNLGSRTVMVVHGEGCLDEITVTGSTKVAELRDGEIREYDLRPEDFAMKTRSPEELGGGSNADENAEITLSVLRGEENGAKTDASLINAMAAIYVSGKVASLAEALLLAEESLSSGAALGKLEMLVEITNRNQPNDS; via the coding sequence ATGATAAGTGAAGTAATTTCAAAGCTTGTGGAAGGTGAAGACCTCTCGGAAAAAGAGGTGACCGCGGTCTTTGATCTTATGATGGAAGGGGAACTTCCCGAGAGCCAGATGGCCGCCTTTCTTACGGCGCTTCGCATGAAGGGGGAAACCGTTTCCGAGATAACCGGCGTTGCCAAGGCCCTCCTGCAGAAGGCAGAAAAGATAGACTGTGACCGGGAAACCGCCGTGGATCTCTGCGGAACCGGCGGAGACGGAAGCGGGACGTTTAATGTATCCACGACCGCGGCCTTCATAGTCTCTGGTGCCGGAGCTACGGTCGCAAAACACGGCAACAGGTCGGTTTCAAGCCCGGTTGGAAGCGCGGATGTGCTGGAAGCACTTGGTGTGAAGATAGGCATCTCCCCGGCTTCAGCTCAGAATTGTCTCTCAGAAGCCGGAATAGCATTTCTTTTTGCTCCCGTCTATCACCCTGCCATGAGGAATGTCGCCAAGTGCAGAAAAGAGCTCGGAATAAGGACCGTTTTTAACCTGATAGGTCCCGTGGTGAACCCCGCGGGCGTTAGAAACCAGCTTATGGGGGTGTACTCACCGCACCTTCTCGTTCCTGTCGCCGAGGTGCTTAAGAACCTCGGTTCGCGAACCGTCATGGTGGTTCACGGTGAAGGTTGTCTGGACGAAATAACCGTCACCGGAAGCACGAAGGTGGCCGAACTTCGCGACGGCGAGATCAGGGAGTACGATCTGCGGCCCGAAGACTTCGCTATGAAAACCCGTTCCCCCGAAGAACTCGGGGGCGGCAGCAACGCGGACGAGAATGCCGAGATAACTCTTTCGGTGCTTAGGGGAGAGGAGAACGGCGCGAAAACGGACGCAAGTCTCATAAATGCGATGGCGGCCATATACGTTTCGGGCAAAGTGGCTAGTCTCGCGGAAGCGCTTCTGCTTGCAGAAGAATCTCTTTCAAGCGGGGCCGCGCTCGGAAAGCTTGAGATGCTCGTTGAAATTACTAACCGGAACCAGCCGAATGATTCTTGA
- a CDS encoding DNA-3-methyladenine glycosylase I, whose amino-acid sequence MQRCPWCEKTDLERAYHDTEWGVPVFSDEKQFEFLVLESAQAGLSWLTVLRKRENYRRLYDGFDPEKVAGYGEKKIQELMSDSGIIRNRKKIEASINNAARFLEVRDEFGSFSDYLWGFTGGVPVTNSWEELSEIPASTELSVAVSRDLKKRGFRFMGPVIVYSHLQATGVVNDHLVSCFRYEEILGLSKGIE is encoded by the coding sequence ATGCAAAGATGTCCCTGGTGCGAGAAAACCGATCTTGAGAGAGCCTACCACGACACCGAATGGGGAGTGCCCGTTTTCTCCGACGAAAAGCAGTTTGAGTTTCTGGTCCTCGAATCCGCCCAGGCGGGCCTGAGCTGGCTTACTGTTCTTCGCAAGAGGGAGAACTACAGGCGTCTTTACGACGGCTTTGATCCTGAGAAAGTCGCCGGCTACGGAGAGAAAAAGATACAGGAGCTCATGTCGGACAGCGGAATAATACGCAACCGCAAGAAGATAGAGGCCTCGATAAACAACGCTGCGAGGTTCCTCGAGGTACGGGATGAGTTCGGAAGCTTCTCCGATTACCTTTGGGGGTTTACGGGTGGAGTTCCGGTTACGAACAGCTGGGAGGAACTCTCGGAAATACCCGCTTCTACGGAACTTTCAGTGGCGGTGAGTCGCGATCTAAAAAAACGTGGCTTTCGTTTCATGGGGCCCGTAATTGTCTACTCGCATCTTCAGGCGACAGGGGTGGTGAACGATCACCTGGTTTCGTGTTTTCGCTACGAAGAGATCTTGGGTTTAAGCAAGGGAATCGAATAA
- the mnmA gene encoding tRNA 2-thiouridine(34) synthase MnmA — MMRKRIVVAMSGGVDSATTAALLKSQGHEVIGMTMQLWDYGESEGGCCSADEVCDARRVAYEIGIPHYVVNYMDSFRELVVSDFVSKYDSGETPIPCVLCNQFMKFDFLLKKALELDADFLATGHYARISHSAETGEYSLERAVDSTKDQSYFLFTLGQRELQRLIFPLGDKTKTEVRKMAEDMGLRVATKAESMGVCFITGDSYREFLDPYLERGKRGGDIVDMEGNPVARHRGIASFTIGQRRGLGFAKGKPMYVVGIDAERNEVKVGEEKDLYSNALTAQNLSWVSEPPEGEIEVRSKIRYRHGAVPSRVTVSDDGEATVSFPEPQKAVTPGQAIVFYRNETVVGGGWIKEAHMQ, encoded by the coding sequence ATGATGAGAAAGAGAATTGTAGTGGCTATGAGCGGAGGGGTTGACAGCGCCACCACGGCCGCTCTTCTTAAGTCCCAGGGGCATGAAGTCATAGGAATGACCATGCAGCTTTGGGATTACGGAGAGAGCGAAGGGGGATGCTGTTCCGCGGATGAGGTATGCGACGCGAGAAGGGTCGCCTACGAGATAGGCATCCCCCACTACGTCGTAAATTACATGGATTCCTTCAGGGAACTCGTGGTTTCCGATTTCGTAAGCAAGTACGATTCGGGAGAAACGCCGATACCCTGCGTACTCTGTAACCAGTTCATGAAGTTTGATTTTCTTCTGAAGAAAGCTCTCGAACTTGATGCGGACTTTCTCGCCACGGGCCACTACGCCAGAATATCCCACAGCGCAGAAACCGGCGAATACTCACTTGAGCGGGCAGTCGATTCCACAAAAGACCAGTCGTACTTCCTCTTCACCCTAGGTCAGAGGGAACTTCAAAGGCTTATTTTCCCTCTGGGAGACAAAACGAAGACAGAAGTTAGAAAAATGGCTGAAGACATGGGGCTCCGAGTCGCCACAAAGGCCGAGAGCATGGGCGTCTGCTTCATCACGGGGGACAGCTACAGAGAATTTCTCGATCCCTATCTTGAGAGAGGAAAAAGAGGGGGAGACATAGTGGACATGGAGGGAAACCCCGTTGCCAGACACCGGGGAATCGCGTCCTTTACCATAGGGCAAAGACGCGGGCTCGGTTTTGCCAAGGGAAAGCCGATGTATGTTGTCGGTATTGACGCCGAGCGAAACGAAGTCAAGGTCGGAGAAGAAAAAGACCTCTACAGCAACGCCCTTACGGCACAAAATCTATCGTGGGTAAGCGAACCTCCTGAAGGAGAGATCGAAGTGCGCTCGAAAATAAGGTACCGCCACGGCGCAGTCCCATCCAGAGTAACGGTCAGCGACGACGGGGAGGCGACAGTGAGCTTTCCGGAGCCGCAGAAAGCCGTAACGCCCGGCCAAGCAATCGTTTTCTACAGAAACGAAACCGTGGTGG
- a CDS encoding metal ABC transporter permease — MLTGELLEIIGPAMAAGLMIALTHAPLGIEVLRRGIIFIDLAVAQIAGLGLVVGNMFIHDPSPWLIQFIALGCAVAAGLFFRKVETAMPERQEAIIGCTFVLAASLALLLLADHPHGGEEVKHLLSGQMLFVTWTDVAKHAPIYALILLAWFSKPEVRNNMGFYLIFALAITSSVQLVGVYVVFASLILPALAAVQVKRPYPIAWLCGVAGVLSGIAFAVALDMPAGPIIILSYTATALIIRGVRIANWGQKT; from the coding sequence ATGTTAACAGGTGAACTTCTGGAAATCATCGGGCCGGCAATGGCTGCCGGCCTCATGATTGCGCTCACCCACGCTCCCCTGGGCATTGAAGTGCTCCGCCGCGGCATCATCTTTATTGATCTTGCGGTGGCGCAGATTGCGGGCCTCGGGCTTGTGGTCGGCAACATGTTTATCCATGATCCGTCTCCGTGGCTGATCCAGTTCATAGCGCTTGGTTGCGCGGTCGCAGCAGGGCTGTTTTTCCGCAAGGTGGAAACTGCAATGCCAGAGCGACAGGAGGCAATCATAGGGTGCACTTTCGTGCTTGCCGCATCGCTGGCGCTTCTGTTGCTGGCCGATCATCCCCACGGCGGAGAGGAGGTAAAGCACCTGCTTTCGGGACAGATGCTGTTTGTGACATGGACAGATGTAGCGAAACACGCGCCCATTTACGCGTTGATACTGCTGGCCTGGTTTTCCAAACCGGAGGTGCGAAACAACATGGGGTTTTATCTGATCTTCGCTCTCGCCATCACTTCATCGGTTCAACTGGTCGGCGTTTACGTAGTCTTCGCAAGCCTTATACTCCCGGCTTTGGCCGCGGTACAAGTCAAACGGCCATACCCTATTGCATGGCTCTGCGGAGTGGCGGGGGTTCTGTCCGGTATTGCCTTCGCCGTAGCGCTTGATATGCCCGCCGGACCGATCATCATCCTGTCATATACCGCAACGGCCCTGATTATACGAGGGGTTCGGATAGCGAACTGGGGTCAGAAAACTTAA
- the ribB gene encoding 3,4-dihydroxy-2-butanone-4-phosphate synthase, translating into MNSIEEIIEDVKQGKIVILVDDEDRENEGDFVIPAENATAEAINFMATHGRGLICLSLTQEDADRLALQPIKPEYNEAPEHTAFTVPIDAKKGVTTGISTHDRASTIRQAISEDSRPEDFVRPGHIFPLIAKKGGVLVRAGHTEASVDISRLAGFHPASVICEIMKENGDMARLEDLMTFSEKYGIKIATIADLIRYRIGKESFVRRVAEAEVPTEYGVFRTIAFENEIDGLQHMAFVKGELSSEDDTLVRVHSDCAISDIFGSLYCHSRAKLTESLKMIEANGSGVLVYINQESSNGGFAKKITRYSDGKIGEAPALVPERQELKAELRHYGVGAQILRDLGVRDIRLLTNNPVRVKGLEGFGLRIVGSVPVDISDYREKEAAIGKSSDYGNILSISK; encoded by the coding sequence ATGAACTCAATTGAAGAAATTATTGAGGACGTAAAACAGGGCAAAATCGTAATACTGGTCGATGACGAAGACAGGGAAAACGAGGGAGATTTCGTAATACCCGCGGAGAACGCTACCGCGGAAGCTATTAACTTCATGGCCACTCACGGCCGTGGTCTGATCTGTCTCTCCCTTACCCAGGAAGACGCTGACCGCCTGGCGCTTCAGCCTATAAAGCCCGAGTACAACGAAGCTCCCGAACACACGGCCTTTACCGTTCCCATAGATGCGAAAAAAGGGGTTACAACCGGCATATCGACCCATGACAGGGCCTCGACGATAAGGCAAGCGATATCCGAAGATTCGAGACCCGAGGATTTCGTGCGTCCCGGACATATCTTTCCGCTGATAGCGAAAAAGGGCGGAGTGCTTGTACGCGCCGGCCATACCGAGGCCTCGGTTGACATATCGCGGCTAGCGGGTTTTCACCCCGCGTCGGTTATCTGCGAGATAATGAAGGAGAACGGTGACATGGCGCGCCTTGAGGACCTCATGACTTTCTCGGAAAAGTACGGAATAAAGATCGCCACTATCGCCGATCTCATAAGGTACAGAATAGGCAAAGAGAGTTTCGTTCGCAGGGTGGCCGAGGCGGAAGTGCCCACCGAGTACGGGGTTTTTCGAACCATCGCTTTTGAAAACGAAATAGATGGCCTCCAACACATGGCTTTTGTCAAGGGGGAGCTCAGTTCCGAGGATGACACGCTTGTGAGGGTACACTCCGACTGCGCCATAAGCGATATTTTCGGTTCGCTTTACTGCCACAGCAGGGCGAAACTTACCGAGTCCCTTAAGATGATAGAGGCAAACGGTTCCGGGGTTCTTGTCTACATAAACCAGGAGTCAAGCAACGGGGGATTCGCGAAGAAGATAACGCGCTATTCGGACGGAAAAATAGGGGAGGCGCCTGCGCTGGTTCCTGAAAGGCAGGAGCTCAAGGCGGAGCTCAGGCATTACGGAGTCGGAGCGCAGATACTCAGGGATCTCGGAGTGCGCGACATAAGGCTTCTCACGAACAACCCTGTAAGGGTGAAGGGACTTGAAGGGTTCGGACTCAGGATAGTTGGAAGCGTTCCCGTGGACATCTCGGATTACAGGGAAAAAGAAGCCGCCATAGGAAAAAGCTCGGATTACGGTAATATTCTTTCCATATCGAAATAA
- the trpS gene encoding tryptophan--tRNA ligase — protein MSSRPILVTGDRPTGKLHLGHLVGSLQNRIRFQSEYECFFLVANLHMLTTHYDRAVEVEENTIEMVCDWLSVGMDPECSVFYVQSQVPQITELSTILSMLCPLPRLQRIPTLKEKIQDMGVGDNYSAGLLGYPVLMAADILMFRATKVPVGEDQLSHVELTRELARRFNFLYGDYFGEPEPLISEASRLVGTDGNRKMSKSLNNCIYLSDSEKEVEQKVRSMYTDPKRIRADIPGTVEGNPVFIYHDLFNDDAAEVEDLKDRYRTGNVGDVEVKKKLARAINLLLEPIREKRAQYEKRTDEVRDILREGTLRAKRIAEENMEEIKERVGLFRT, from the coding sequence TTGAGTTCAAGACCTATTCTGGTTACAGGGGACCGACCGACAGGAAAGCTTCATCTGGGCCATTTGGTAGGTTCGCTTCAAAACCGCATCAGGTTCCAGAGCGAATACGAATGTTTCTTTCTGGTCGCCAACCTCCACATGCTGACCACGCATTACGACAGGGCCGTTGAGGTAGAGGAAAACACGATCGAGATGGTGTGTGACTGGCTTTCGGTGGGAATGGACCCTGAGTGCTCGGTTTTCTACGTGCAGTCTCAGGTGCCTCAGATAACTGAACTCTCAACCATACTCTCGATGCTTTGTCCCCTGCCGAGGCTCCAGAGAATCCCCACCCTGAAGGAGAAAATTCAGGATATGGGGGTGGGGGACAACTATTCGGCCGGACTTTTGGGATACCCTGTGCTAATGGCGGCTGACATACTGATGTTCCGGGCGACCAAGGTTCCCGTGGGCGAGGACCAGTTGAGCCACGTTGAACTCACGAGGGAGCTTGCCAGGAGGTTTAATTTTCTCTACGGCGACTACTTCGGGGAACCTGAACCGCTTATAAGCGAAGCGTCGCGCCTCGTGGGCACTGACGGAAACAGGAAGATGAGCAAGAGTCTTAACAACTGCATATACCTTAGCGACAGCGAGAAGGAAGTCGAGCAAAAGGTAAGAAGTATGTATACGGACCCGAAGAGAATAAGAGCCGATATACCGGGTACGGTGGAAGGCAACCCGGTTTTTATCTACCACGATCTTTTTAACGACGATGCCGCGGAGGTCGAGGACCTCAAGGACCGCTACAGGACCGGAAACGTCGGGGACGTAGAGGTGAAGAAGAAACTCGCCCGCGCCATAAATCTTCTCCTTGAACCCATCAGGGAAAAAAGGGCGCAGTACGAAAAAAGAACGGACGAGGTTAGGGACATACTCCGCGAGGGGACTCTCAGGGCAAAACGGATAGCGGAAGAGAACATGGAGGAGATAAAGGAGAGGGTGGGTCTTTTCCGTACGTAG